The DNA sequence AAACTTTTTGTTTCAACCTCTAGGGCGATGATATGCCCTCGGGAGCTATGCAGGTAGTGCACTGCCAATGTCTATTTTCagccttgctctccttgaaTCACAAATGGTGCTGTTTCAAGGGGCACGTAAAGCAGCTCAAGCCTGTCACACTCCCTACACTTCCTACCTTTATTGGCAAACATGTTGCAGAAACAAGGTAGAAACAACTTGATGAGGAGCAAGTTTGGGCGAGCGGGAACGAACACGGATACTTTATCATTACTTCCTGGTCTCTGTGTGTGGCAGTCACTGAATTGTTCCTTGGAGCATCACATGACCAAGCACGTGGAATCTCCAACACTCTGCCTCTCCTTTAATCAAACCTCACCCCTGAACAAGCACCCCAGCGATGCTAAGCATTCTTTTCCGCATTATGGCCCAGCTTGGCGAGATAGCTTTCTCCGGACCGTCGCGCTCGCCTCGGAGCTACCTGCAGTCTTGGGCCTGCATCTCCGTTGCCTCTCCAGGTGCACACCAAACACTCTGCGTCTCAGGTCTCGGTCCCTGCCCATCTCATTCCCACATGGGGGATTGGGAGGGGATCCATCTTGGAAACGATGCTTACCGGCGCCACGGGGCTGACTGGCGGGTCTGGAAACATCCTGGCTGATTGTCCCCAGGGTGTCTGTGACTGAGTGAACCAACAACAGGAACCAACAGCGGGTCTCGACGTgtgttgctggtgttgttgttctCCGCTGGTAACTCTCATTTGCCCGCCAAGTCTCTGTTATTTCAACTTCATGCTTATATATTCCAAACTCGAGGATAAACCTTatgccttcttcagctcGTTTCAAGTGAAACCAAAGCAAACACTCGAACATCTTATCACATCGCTAGCCGAACTGTTGGCTCTTTTTGCCTCCACCGGTTTCATGCTTAACCAGGATGCATAGTTGCCCCTTACCCACCCTCGACAACAAGCATGACGGTTTCTAGAAAGTCCGCCAATCCCAACTACCCGACTTCAAACAAGCTGAAAGCCAAGCTTAAATAACGTCTGGAGAAGGGCTGTTTAAGCTTGGCCTCGACtgacagccaaggccagggaGACATCTTTGCAGAGTCTCATTGGAGGCTTTGCTCACGGCCACCCAGCCATCACAGTCACCGCAGCGGTGGCATCGTCGCCTAACGTCTCGGGATCTTCGGTTGGTGTTTATGCTCAAATTCATTCAGGGACTGGGGGTATATGTGGTGATGGTTATTGTTATATATAAGGCGCGCTTTGTCCCAGGTTGAGAGGAGATCTTTCCGAGTGACAAACCAGGACTTTCTTTGCAGCTTTCTTTCATTACTTGTTTGGTAGCTTCGGGCAGGCCCGCTGACCACATTCTTTTACAACAACTTTATCTATAACCTTGTTTCAGCCTTACAGACGCCCGATAATACCTATCCATTcactacctacctatttCAAGATGCGAACCGCTACCCTTCTTGCAGTTGCCAACCTTGGCACGGCCTTTGCTGCCGTTCAGATTTACGGCCAGTGCGGTGGAGGTGCCTTTACCGGAGAGACCGACTGTGCTGATGGCTCTACCTGTGTCGAGATGAATGAGTGGTACAGCCAGTGTATCCCTGGTGCTCAGGGTGGAAACTCTGGCTCCAACCCTCCCGCtcaggaggtcgaggttcCTGAGTCCACTGAGGCTCCTGCTACTGAAGTTTCCtctgttgaggaggaggaggagaacaacgacgacgagaccgCTCCCGTAGAGACTTCCGCTCCTGTTGTTCCTTCGcagcctgccgaggaggaaggtgatgacgaggagtCTGCTCCTGTCGAGACCTCTGCTCCTGCTGTTCCCTCTCAGCCCGCtgaggagggcgacgaggagtCCACCCCCGTCGTCGAGCCTACcagcgctgctgctgctcccacCTCTGGATCCGGTAGCGGATctggctccggctccggctctggTGGCATCACCCGAACCATTCCCGCCTCCAGCGGCTCTACCAACGCCGCTACTGCCATCCCCGTCTCCGGCGAGCTCGACGGTGGCATGATGTACTACGACCGATCCCGTAAGACTCCTCACGTACCATCCATACATAGCTAACGCATCTCCAGCCGCTGTCTGCAAGGACCAGACCGAGACCGGTGAGGCTGACGCCATGTTCATCCTCGAGGACGGCGCCACCCTCCGCAACGTCATCATCGGCCCCGGCCAGGCCGAGGGCGTCCACTGCAAGGGCACCTGCACCCTCGAGAACGTCTGGTTCGAGGACGTCTGCGAGGACGCCATCACCCTCAAGCAGAAGTCTGGCACCTCCATCATCCGCGGTGGCGGTGCTTTCCACGCCTCCGACAAGGTCGTCCAGTTTAACGGCCGCGGCACCGTCGAGATCTCCGACTTTTACGTCGAGGACTATGGCAAGCTTGTCCGAGCTTGC is a window from the Fusarium keratoplasticum isolate Fu6.1 chromosome 5, whole genome shotgun sequence genome containing:
- a CDS encoding Pectate lyase — translated: MRTATLLAVANLGTAFAAVQIYGQCGGGAFTGETDCADGSTCVEMNEWYSQCIPGAQGGNSGSNPPAQEVEVPESTEAPATEVSSVEEEEENNDDETAPVETSAPVVPSQPAEEEGDDEESAPVETSAPAVPSQPAEEGDEESTPVVEPTSAAAAPTSGSGSGSGSGSGSGGITRTIPASSGSTNAATAIPVSGELDGGMMYYDRSPAVCKDQTETGEADAMFILEDGATLRNVIIGPGQAEGVHCKGTCTLENVWFEDVCEDAITLKQKSGTSIIRGGGAFHASDKVVQFNGRGTVEISDFYVEDYGKLVRACGNCKDNGGPRNVVIENIAAVDGGVLCGINTNYGDTCTISNSCQDSGKTCDLFEGNSDGSEPTKLSSGPDGTSCKADSFSETC